The stretch of DNA GATCTCGACAGACGGGCCTACAAAATTCCGATGGCCCACGGCGAAGGCCGCTACTTTGCCGACGCCGATACACTCAAGTCGTTGAACGACAACGGGCAAGTGCTGTTTCGCTACTGCGACGAAGCTGGCAATATCACCGACAACGCTAATCCGAATGGCAGTCTGGAAAACATTGCCGGTGTATGCAACGCGAATAAAAACGTGTTTGGCATGATGCCTCACCCCGAACGAGCCGCCGACCCCATGCTGGGCAACACCGACGGGCGTATCATTCTCGAACAGATGCTAAGAGCGGTGATGGTTTAAGAATTGAGTGGTAGGGTAAAAAGGTGTAGGGTGTAAGTGGCTCCGCTGGAAGTACTTACACCCTACACCTTTTTTACCCTGTACCCTTTATGCGTTCTCGGCCTCAAGCACCGGATAGTCTGTGTAGCCTTTTTCGCCGGGCGTATAGAACGTAGAGAAGTCGGGCTGATTCAGTTCGACACCAGCCTGAAGGCGGGCCACAAAATCAGGGTTTGCCAATACAGGTCGGCCAAACGCCACCAAATCGGCTCTACCGCTTTGCAGGACTTCCTCGGCCCGGTCGGCGTCGTAGCCGCCACTCAGAATCAGCGTGCCTTTAAAACGGTCACGGATGTCCGATACAATATGCGCTGGCACGGCAGGCGCACCCATCGACTCATGGTCGACCAAGTGTACGTACACCACGCCGAGGTCATTCAGTTTTTCGGCAATGTATCGATAGGTCTCGTCAGTCTCGGCGTAGGGCGCAATGTCATTGAAGAGGCCGTAGGGCGACAACCGAACGCCCACTTTATCGAAACCGATGGCCTTACCGGTTGCTTCGGCTACTTCGAGCAGGAAACGGCTCCGATTCTCAACGCTGCCGCCATATTCGTCGGTGCGCTGATTTGTGCCGGGGCTGATAAACTGTTCGATCAGGTAACCATTGGCACCGTGTAACTCAACACCATCAAATCCGGCTTCTACAGCGTTTTGGGCTGCTTTCACAAATTCCTGTACGGTTTGTTTCACCTCCTCGGTGGTTAAAGCACGGGGAGTTGGGTGGTCCTGCATTCCGGCCTGATCGGTGTAAATCTGCCCATTGGCAGCAATAGCCGATGGGGCAATGACCTCGGCAGTTTCGGTTAGGTTCAGCCGATGAC from Spirosoma montaniterrae encodes:
- a CDS encoding alkene reductase codes for the protein MAKKLFSEAHLSQLSLANHIAMAPMTRNRATADHLPTDIMATYYAQRASVGLIITEGTAPSPNGEGYARIPGIHSDAQVAGWRKVTDAVHAEGGKIFMQLMHTGRIGHRLNLTETAEVIAPSAIAANGQIYTDQAGMQDHPTPRALTTEEVKQTVQEFVKAAQNAVEAGFDGVELHGANGYLIEQFISPGTNQRTDEYGGSVENRSRFLLEVAEATGKAIGFDKVGVRLSPYGLFNDIAPYAETDETYRYIAEKLNDLGVVYVHLVDHESMGAPAVPAHIVSDIRDRFKGTLILSGGYDADRAEEVLQSGRADLVAFGRPVLANPDFVARLQAGVELNQPDFSTFYTPGEKGYTDYPVLEAENA